A region of Allocoleopsis franciscana PCC 7113 DNA encodes the following proteins:
- the panP gene encoding pyridoxal-dependent aspartate 1-decarboxylase PanP translates to MTFKQKTSQPNQLTKTELDLPYGIEEKISQLFNSAKEVASVEEKIDVQFDTLTHDFLDAIYTNTDIDYASVIANFSDSNVPVEPSDFESYLEYLADNVIAHSVHTSSPRFIGHMTSALPYFVRPLAKLMTAMNQNAVKMETAKALSPYERQALAMMHRLIYNFSEHFYDRHVQNSQSTLGILVSGGTTANITALWCARNASLGPKDGFLGVEKEGLAVALNFYGYKGAVVIGSELMHYSFDKAADLMGIGTQGLIKIKSDRNNRVDIQALREAVADCRVQNKHIIAIVGVAGTTDSGGMDSLWQIAEIAREANVHFHVDAAWGGPLIFSEQHRYKLAGIERADSVTIDGHKQLYLPMGIGMVFLRDPKMAQAIEKNASYTMRKSSFDLGKRTLEGSRPAMALFLHAGLNLIGVKGYEFLIDEGIRKTQYMAARICAMSEFELLAQPDINILIYRYIPESLRERAAKKQLTETDNQLINQFNECLQKSQRQAGRTFISRTMKTTICAGKEVPIVALRAVIANPLTTEDDIEAVLNDQIQIALELSTSTSIEASDNVA, encoded by the coding sequence ATGACATTTAAACAAAAAACTTCACAACCAAATCAACTGACTAAGACTGAACTAGACTTGCCTTATGGGATTGAAGAAAAAATCAGTCAACTATTTAATTCAGCGAAAGAAGTAGCCTCTGTAGAGGAAAAAATAGATGTGCAATTCGATACTTTAACCCATGATTTTTTAGACGCCATTTATACTAATACGGATATCGATTATGCTTCGGTAATAGCAAATTTTTCTGACAGTAATGTTCCTGTTGAACCTTCTGATTTTGAAAGCTATCTCGAATACTTAGCTGACAATGTTATTGCCCATTCAGTACACACATCTTCGCCACGATTTATCGGTCACATGACCTCGGCACTTCCTTATTTTGTGCGACCTCTAGCCAAACTAATGACGGCAATGAACCAAAACGCCGTCAAAATGGAAACGGCTAAAGCCTTAAGCCCCTATGAACGTCAGGCTTTAGCAATGATGCATCGACTGATTTACAACTTTTCTGAGCATTTCTACGATCGGCATGTTCAAAACAGCCAGAGTACGTTGGGCATTTTGGTTTCTGGAGGCACTACAGCAAATATCACAGCGCTTTGGTGTGCTCGTAATGCTTCTTTGGGACCCAAGGATGGCTTTCTTGGTGTAGAAAAGGAAGGCTTAGCTGTAGCCCTAAATTTCTACGGCTACAAAGGAGCAGTGGTGATTGGCTCTGAGTTGATGCACTACTCGTTTGATAAAGCGGCTGATTTAATGGGCATTGGTACACAGGGTTTGATTAAAATTAAGAGCGATCGCAACAATCGGGTTGACATACAAGCCCTGCGCGAAGCTGTTGCAGACTGTCGTGTTCAGAACAAGCATATTATCGCGATTGTGGGCGTTGCTGGCACTACAGACTCTGGTGGTATGGATTCCCTTTGGCAAATCGCGGAGATTGCACGAGAAGCTAATGTTCATTTTCACGTAGATGCGGCTTGGGGTGGGCCACTCATCTTTTCCGAACAACATCGGTATAAGCTTGCTGGCATCGAACGGGCAGACTCAGTGACTATTGATGGACATAAACAACTGTATCTGCCGATGGGCATTGGTATGGTCTTTCTGCGCGATCCAAAAATGGCGCAAGCGATCGAAAAGAATGCCAGTTACACCATGCGTAAGAGTTCGTTCGATTTAGGAAAACGGACTTTGGAAGGTTCTCGACCCGCTATGGCATTATTCCTTCATGCTGGACTAAACCTGATAGGGGTCAAGGGATATGAATTTTTAATTGATGAAGGAATCAGGAAAACTCAATACATGGCTGCTCGTATCTGTGCCATGTCTGAGTTTGAATTGTTAGCCCAGCCAGATATTAACATTCTAATCTATCGCTACATCCCAGAGTCCTTGAGAGAGCGTGCTGCCAAGAAGCAGTTAACTGAAACTGATAATCAACTCATCAATCAATTTAATGAGTGCCTTCAAAAAAGCCAGCGTCAAGCGGGTCGTACCTTTATCTCGCGGACGATGAAAACAACTATCTGCGCTGGAAAAGAAGTTCCTATTGTTGCACTGCGGGCAGTGATTGCAAATCCACTGACTACTGAAGATGATATCGAAGCGGTTTTGAACGATCAGATTCAGATTGCCTTGGAACTTTCCACATCAACTTCTATAGAAGCGTCCGATAACGTAGCCTAA
- a CDS encoding non-ribosomal peptide synthetase, giving the protein MSLKNKNIEDVYPLSPMQQGMLFHSLYDPASDVYVTQLSCELQGELNVSAFAQAWQQVVNRHSVLRTAFVWEKLEKPLQIVGRHVKLDWEEQDWQSVPPIEQKERLENLLDANRKRGFELSKAPLMRLILIKLAETHYHFVWSHHHLLLDGWSLPIIVKEVIAYYEGFCQGQIPELKLPCPYRNYIAWLQQQDMSQAKAFWREKFKGFTAPTPLEVGQASLRFPNLEENYDEQEIKLSIALTAALKSLAQQQHLTLNTLIQGAWGLLLSCYSTQDDVVFGATVSGRPSALLNVESMVGLLINTLPIRVQVAPDEFLLPWLKHIQAQYIEMGQYEYSPLVEIHGWSEIPRDLPLFESLVIFENYPIESSLRERVANLKVDNIRAFEKTNYPLSVFAIPGEELELKIAYNCHRFDAATIIRMLGHLQTLLEGMVANPKVRLSDLPRLTQAERHQLLVEWNDTQADYPHNQCIHQLFEAQVEKTPDAVAVVFEGQQLTYRELNARANQLAHHLQKLGVKPEVLVGICVERSLHMVIGLLGILKAGGAYVPLDPAYPQERLAFMFSDAQVQVLLTVQHLVERVPEHEAQVVYLDADWGSIAQESQENLVSSSTANNLAYVIYTSGSTGKPKGVLGLHQGAVNRFHWMWETYPFEAEEVCCQKTSLNFVDSVWEIFGPLLQGVRIVIVSDQVLKDPQQFVETLADNAVTRLVLVPSLLRVLLDTASDLQKRLPKLKLWVTSGEALSVDLLQKFRQIMSHRTLLNLYGSSEVSADVTCYSISPQDKAPSHVSIGRPIANTQIYVLDRHLKPAPIGVPGELYVGGAGLARGYLNRPEMTAERFIPNPFNDLELPIVDFRLADSNQNSESCETNAQFRSPKSSVRLYKTGDLVRYLPDGNLEFLGRIDNQVKLRGFRIELGEIEAVLGQHPGVREAVVLAREDESGNQQLVAYVVSDLEQWVSEAMPLKKRHEVQAIAISELHRLLKQKLPNYMVPSAFVMLEALPLLPNGKVDHRALPMPDERSRPELEAAYQAPRTEVEQTIATIWQEVLHVEEIGIHDNFFELGGHSLLLVQVHGKLQKTFQRDFPLVGMFQYPTISYLAQYLSQEQSKQPSSSQSSNRSGSRTDSINRRKQVRQKHRAAGKPKSTPSQ; this is encoded by the coding sequence ATGAGTTTAAAAAATAAAAACATTGAAGATGTCTATCCTCTCTCTCCGATGCAGCAGGGGATGCTTTTCCATAGCCTTTATGACCCAGCATCCGACGTATATGTCACTCAACTAAGTTGCGAATTGCAGGGAGAATTGAACGTTTCTGCCTTTGCCCAAGCCTGGCAGCAAGTAGTCAATCGGCATTCCGTTTTACGAACCGCCTTTGTGTGGGAAAAACTGGAAAAGCCCCTTCAGATAGTAGGTCGGCACGTAAAACTCGATTGGGAAGAACAAGACTGGCAAAGCGTCCCTCCCATTGAACAAAAGGAACGACTGGAAAATTTACTGGACGCAAACCGAAAGCGCGGTTTTGAACTGTCCAAAGCGCCGCTAATGCGCCTAATTCTAATCAAACTTGCCGAGACTCACTATCATTTTGTTTGGAGCCATCACCATCTACTGCTGGATGGTTGGTCTTTACCCATAATCGTTAAAGAAGTCATTGCCTACTATGAGGGATTTTGCCAAGGTCAAATCCCCGAACTAAAACTACCTTGCCCCTATCGGAACTACATTGCATGGCTACAGCAGCAGGATATGTCTCAAGCCAAAGCATTCTGGCGAGAGAAATTTAAAGGTTTTACAGCTCCAACACCACTGGAAGTAGGTCAAGCTTCTCTAAGGTTTCCGAATCTGGAAGAGAACTACGACGAGCAAGAAATCAAACTATCGATCGCACTAACAGCCGCACTAAAATCACTGGCACAGCAGCAACATCTGACTCTCAATACTTTGATTCAGGGAGCTTGGGGTTTACTCCTGAGCTGTTACAGCACTCAGGACGATGTAGTATTTGGAGCGACCGTCTCCGGTCGCCCGTCTGCTCTGCTGAATGTAGAGTCTATGGTAGGTCTGTTGATCAATACCCTGCCAATACGGGTGCAGGTAGCTCCTGACGAATTCCTCCTGCCTTGGCTCAAGCACATCCAAGCTCAATACATTGAGATGGGTCAGTACGAGTATAGTCCGCTAGTGGAAATTCACGGCTGGAGTGAAATACCTAGAGATTTGCCTCTGTTCGAGAGTCTGGTAATTTTTGAGAACTACCCCATAGAGTCTTCCTTGCGGGAGCGAGTCGCTAACCTCAAGGTTGATAATATTCGTGCCTTTGAAAAGACGAACTATCCTCTGAGTGTGTTTGCAATACCTGGAGAAGAGTTAGAACTGAAAATTGCGTACAATTGCCACCGTTTTGATGCAGCTACCATTATTCGGATGTTGGGTCATTTACAAACCTTACTAGAAGGAATGGTCGCCAATCCTAAAGTACGCCTTTCAGATTTACCTCGATTGACCCAAGCCGAGCGCCATCAGCTATTAGTGGAATGGAATGATACACAGGCTGATTATCCCCACAATCAATGCATTCATCAGCTTTTTGAAGCTCAGGTGGAGAAGACACCCGATGCTGTAGCGGTAGTATTTGAAGGGCAACAATTAACCTACCGAGAACTCAACGCTAGGGCAAATCAACTAGCGCACCACCTGCAAAAGCTAGGTGTAAAACCAGAGGTACTGGTGGGCATTTGTGTAGAGCGATCGCTCCATATGGTCATTGGACTCTTGGGCATCCTGAAAGCGGGTGGCGCATATGTACCCCTCGATCCAGCTTATCCGCAAGAGCGATTAGCTTTCATGTTTTCAGATGCTCAAGTACAAGTACTGCTAACTGTGCAGCATCTGGTCGAGAGAGTTCCCGAACATGAGGCACAGGTCGTTTACCTGGACGCTGACTGGGGTAGTATTGCCCAGGAAAGCCAAGAGAATCTCGTCAGTAGTTCTACGGCTAACAATCTGGCTTATGTCATCTACACCTCTGGCTCGACTGGGAAACCCAAGGGGGTTCTCGGTCTTCATCAAGGTGCCGTCAATCGTTTTCACTGGATGTGGGAAACCTATCCCTTTGAAGCCGAAGAAGTTTGTTGTCAAAAAACATCCTTAAACTTTGTGGACTCCGTTTGGGAGATTTTTGGGCCATTACTCCAAGGAGTGCGGATCGTCATTGTGTCCGATCAAGTTCTCAAAGACCCTCAACAGTTTGTGGAAACCCTTGCCGACAATGCGGTAACGCGACTCGTACTTGTCCCCTCATTGCTGCGCGTACTTTTGGATACTGCCAGCGACCTCCAAAAACGGCTACCCAAGTTGAAGCTCTGGGTCACGAGTGGAGAAGCACTTTCAGTAGACCTATTGCAGAAGTTTCGACAGATCATGTCTCATCGTACCCTCTTAAACCTTTACGGTTCGTCAGAAGTGTCTGCTGACGTGACTTGCTACAGCATAAGTCCGCAAGATAAAGCTCCTTCGCACGTTTCCATCGGTCGCCCGATCGCCAATACGCAAATCTACGTGCTAGATCGGCATCTAAAGCCTGCTCCCATCGGTGTGCCTGGTGAACTCTATGTAGGCGGTGCAGGACTTGCTAGGGGCTACCTGAACCGACCAGAGATGACGGCAGAGCGGTTTATCCCAAACCCTTTCAATGATTTGGAATTGCCGATTGTAGATTTTAGATTGGCAGATTCTAATCAAAATTCAGAATCTTGTGAGACTAACGCACAATTTAGAAGTCCCAAATCGAGTGTGCGTCTATACAAAACTGGGGACTTAGTTCGCTACCTACCGGACGGTAACCTCGAATTCCTGGGACGAATCGACAACCAGGTGAAACTTCGCGGTTTCCGCATCGAACTGGGAGAAATTGAAGCGGTGCTAGGTCAACATCCAGGGGTACGGGAGGCAGTAGTTCTGGCTAGGGAAGATGAATCCGGTAACCAGCAATTGGTGGCTTATGTCGTTTCTGATCTAGAGCAGTGGGTAAGCGAAGCTATGCCGTTAAAGAAGCGGCACGAAGTGCAGGCGATCGCAATTAGTGAACTTCATCGCTTACTCAAACAGAAGCTGCCCAACTATATGGTGCCATCAGCTTTCGTGATGCTAGAAGCTCTGCCACTGCTACCCAATGGCAAGGTAGACCATCGAGCGCTGCCAATGCCCGACGAGCGATCGCGTCCCGAGTTGGAAGCGGCTTATCAGGCACCCCGGACTGAAGTAGAACAAACAATTGCCACTATTTGGCAAGAAGTCCTTCATGTCGAGGAGATAGGTATCCATGACAATTTCTTTGAACTCGGCGGTCATTCATTGCTCTTGGTTCAGGTTCATGGCAAGCTGCAAAAAACCTTTCAGCGAGATTTTCCCTTAGTTGGAATGTTTCAATATCCAACCATAAGCTACTTAGCTCAATATTTAAGTCAGGAGCAAAGCAAACAACCGTCTTCTTCACAATCTTCTAACCGCTCTGGAAGCCGGACTGATTCAATCAATCGCAGAAAACAAGTCAGACAAAAACATCGAGCAGCAGGCAAGCCCAAAAGCACTCCATCTCAATAA